Within Deltaproteobacteria bacterium, the genomic segment GATTCAAAAAGGAAGAAACCAAGCTTGATCGATATCTCAGTGTTTTAGAGAAAGTCGACCCAAAGACCCTTTCCCCAAAGGAACAGTTCGCTTTTTACGTCAACGCTTACAATTCCTGGACCATCAAACTGATCTTGAGCGCCTATCCTTCCATCCACTCGATCAAAGATCTCGGCAGTC encodes:
- a CDS encoding DUF547 domain-containing protein — its product is MKKSNTRYLAGLIFIVIQGLAFGGLFAISSDRVDHGLYGELLQKYVTNGVVNYQGFKKEETKLDRYLSVLEKVDPKTLSPKEQFAFYVNAYNSWTIKLILSAYPSIHSIKDLGS